The following are encoded in a window of Thermoanaerobacter ethanolicus JW 200 genomic DNA:
- a CDS encoding CtsR family transcriptional regulator yields MAMARLSDLIENFIKELMEEAGKHYVEIQRNELANVFNCAPSQINYVLETRFTIDRGYIIESKRGGGGYIKIYKTSISNNWINKIIENIGDNISESKARYYIDALLDHNIITSREAALMKAVVNDKILPFSQEDKNMLRALLLKAMLMEIARNK; encoded by the coding sequence ATGGCGATGGCAAGGCTTAGTGATTTGATTGAAAATTTTATAAAAGAGCTAATGGAAGAGGCTGGTAAGCATTATGTAGAAATTCAAAGAAATGAATTAGCAAATGTTTTTAATTGTGCGCCATCTCAAATAAACTATGTGTTAGAGACGCGTTTTACTATTGACAGAGGATACATCATAGAAAGTAAAAGAGGCGGCGGAGGTTATATAAAAATTTATAAAACTTCTATATCAAACAATTGGATAAATAAAATAATAGAAAACATAGGGGATAATATTTCTGAGAGTAAAGCTAGATACTACATTGATGCTCTTTTAGACCACAATATTATAACGTCCAGGGAAGCAGCTTTGATGAAAGCTGTAGTTAATGATAAAATTCTTCCTTTTTCTCAGGAAGATAAGAATATGTTGCGAGCATTACTACTTAAGGCAATGCTTATGGAAATTGCTCGCAACAAGTAA
- a CDS encoding NAD(P)-dependent malic enzyme: MNIREETLKLHKENRGKLEIISKVEAKNDKDLALTYTPGVAEPCKEIHKNSDLVYEYTTKSHMIAVVTDGSAVLGLGNIGPYAALPVMEGKAVLFKEFGGVDAVPICLATQDVEEIIKTVVNISPAFGGINLEDISAPRCFEIERKLDEILDIPVFHDDQHGTAVVTLAALINALKIVEKELKEVTAVVNGAGAAGIAIAKFLIKAGIKDVIVCDRSGIIYEGREDEDFSKKEIAKISNKGRLKGLLKDALKGADVFIGVSAPNVLNKEMIKTMAKKPIVFALANPVPEIYPDEAKEAGAYVVGTGRSDFPNQINNVLAFPGIFRGALEVRATTINEEMKISAAYSIAQTILENELTPEYIIPKPFDKRVLKNVAIAVAKAAIETGVARVNLDLKEFENSFNK, from the coding sequence ATGAATATAAGAGAAGAAACTTTAAAACTTCACAAAGAAAATAGAGGCAAACTTGAAATTATAAGCAAAGTAGAAGCGAAAAATGACAAAGATTTAGCTTTAACCTATACCCCAGGTGTTGCAGAGCCTTGTAAGGAGATACATAAAAATAGTGATTTAGTATATGAATATACTACAAAAAGCCACATGATTGCGGTTGTGACAGATGGTTCAGCTGTTTTAGGTTTAGGAAACATAGGGCCCTACGCAGCACTACCTGTTATGGAAGGAAAAGCAGTTTTATTTAAAGAATTTGGAGGCGTTGATGCAGTACCTATATGTCTTGCTACTCAAGATGTTGAAGAAATTATAAAAACTGTGGTGAATATTTCACCTGCTTTTGGAGGTATAAATCTTGAAGATATTTCTGCTCCTCGTTGTTTTGAAATAGAAAGAAAGTTGGACGAAATTTTGGATATACCTGTATTTCATGATGACCAGCATGGAACGGCAGTTGTAACTTTGGCTGCTTTAATAAATGCTTTAAAAATTGTAGAAAAGGAATTAAAAGAAGTTACTGCCGTTGTAAATGGAGCTGGAGCGGCAGGGATTGCTATTGCTAAATTTTTAATAAAGGCGGGTATAAAAGATGTAATAGTTTGCGATAGAAGTGGTATCATATATGAAGGAAGAGAAGATGAAGACTTCTCTAAAAAAGAGATTGCAAAAATATCAAATAAAGGAAGATTAAAAGGGCTTTTAAAAGATGCTTTAAAAGGAGCAGATGTGTTTATTGGAGTATCAGCACCTAATGTATTAAATAAAGAAATGATAAAAACAATGGCAAAAAAACCGATAGTTTTCGCATTAGCTAATCCAGTGCCTGAGATATATCCTGATGAAGCAAAAGAGGCAGGAGCTTATGTAGTAGGTACTGGCAGATCTGATTTTCCAAACCAAATAAATAATGTGTTAGCTTTTCCGGGTATATTTAGAGGGGCATTAGAAGTTAGGGCTACTACAATTAATGAAGAGATGAAAATTAGTGCTGCGTATTCTATTGCCCAGACTATTTTAGAAAATGAACTTACTCCGGAATATATAATTCCAAAGCCTTTTGATAAAAGAGTTCTTAAAAATGTAGCAATAGCAGTTGCGAAAGCAGCAATAGAGACTGGGGTAGCGAGAGTCAATTTAGATTTAAAAGAGTTTGAAAATAGCTTTAATAAATAA